The sequence ATTTATAAAAGTTTATTAAATCTAAACTTTCTTCATAAACTTCTATGAAATGCTTAATCCCCAAATCTGATCCATACCAAGAAAATTGCATTCCATTCCTAGATTGCACTCTTGAGTATAACACTTCTTCAAAACCTCGACTTTTTAAAGAACTTCTTTCTTCATCAAAGTTAGAAGCCATCCAAGCAATATGGTGTATGCCTCCTAATCCATTTTTAGAGGACAGTTTCTCATCATGATCACATATTAGTTCAATCATAATATTATTATTCCATGCATAAGCTGATGAATGGTCATATATTTCATGAACTCCTTTTACCTTACTTTCCATAAGTTTTATATGTTCATTTACAAAAAAGGGGCCTATGGAAAATCTTTTAGACCAATCTTTTGCAGATTTAACAACATCATCTACTTGATACGCAATTTGAATTATATTGCCTGAGTTAAAAAAATTTTTATTCATATATGAATAATATATGCGAAGATTACTTACAATAAAAGTAGTTAAAAATATAACGTGTTATAATTATTTAAGCTTTTTTAATAAATTTTATAAAAATGCCAACCAAAAAAGAAGTACAAGCAAAATTCTCAGGACCATCTGCAAGGGATATCATTGCGTCAGATAAAAAACCTGCAGAGGACTTTTTGTTGAAAGAAGAAAATGACTTTCAAGGAGATAAGGACATAGACTTTACTAGATACACTTCTCAAGAATTCTTTGATCAAGAAATGTCTTTAATGTGGCCTAAAGTATGGCAATGGGCTTGCCGTGAAGAGCATCTTCAAAAAGTAGGTGATACTTATATTTATGAATTTGGTAATTATTCTATCATTATAGTGAAATCTAAGAACGATCTATTACAGGCTTTTTTAAATACTTGTTCACATAGAGGAACAAAAATATGTCCTAATGAAGGATCTGGTTCTTTAAAATTCTTTCGCTGCCCATTCCATGGTTGGTCATGGAATTTAGACGGCACAATTAAAAATATACCAGGAAATTGGGACTTTCCTCATGTATCAGACAAAACGCATGGCCTTCAAAAAGTTAAATGTGATGTCTGGGGAGGTTTTGTTTTTATAAACCTTGATCTAGAAGCTGGACCACTGCAAGAATACTTAGAAGTATTGCCAGATCATTTTGAGAAAACGCCATTAGAAAATAGACACATAACTTTGCATATTGAAAAAACTTTACCAGCTAATTGGAAAGCATCTCAAGAAGCTTTTCTTGAAGCTTATCATAGCTTTGAAACACATAGATCTCCAAACGGTGCAAATTGTCAATATGATGTTTTTGGAAAAAGAACAAGTAGGTTTTTGCATAATAGAGGAACTTATAGTCCTATGGCCCTAGATGATTATCCTGGAGATGAATGGAGAAAGCCTCCATTAACAGAAGAAGAGATACTCAAAAATTTCGGCATAGTAGATCTAGAAACTACTTCGGTCCCAGATGGAGAAACTGCTAGAGAAGTCGCTGCTAAAGAAATTAGATTAAATTTAGGAGATAGACTGGGTGTAGATTTATCTAACTATAGTGATAGTTTAATATTAGACTCTATTCAATATCATCTGTTTCCTAATATGTTTTTCTTTCCTGGGATTACAATTCCAATGTGTTATAGATTCAGGCCTTTAAAAAATGATCCTGAAAAAACTATATTTGATATTATGTTTCTTAGTCCACTCCCAAAAGGAGCAAAGCATCCAGATCCGCCTCAACCTTATAAAATAGATATTCATGAATCTTACCAAGATATATCTGAATTAGGTCTACTAGGAAGAGTTTTTGATGAAGACACAAATAACCTAATCTTGCAACAAGAGGGTTTTAAAACAAACAGAAAAAAAGGACTCACTTTAGGGAACTATCAAGAATCAAGAATAAGAAGAATTCATGCAACATTAGATGAGTTCTTGAAGGCTAAAATATAGAGATTAATATTTAATATGTCCTCAAGTTTTGTTTCAGAAAATAAATTACCAAGGAAAACTAAGTTTTTTTATGGTTTATCCGAGATGCCCATTTCTATAGCAAATGTTCCGCTCACTGCTTTTATTCCAAATTATTATGGATCTGAACTTGGAATTCCTTTGGCGTTTATAGCAACAATTCTATTAGTAACCCGTTTATTTGATTGTATCTCAGATCCTCTTATCGGATATTTAGGGGATAAAACTAATACTAGATGGGGAAGAAGAAAGCCTTGGATATTTATGTCTGCTCCCATAATATTCTTTGCAGTTTATAAATTATTTTTTCCTGCAACAGACGGTTCGGTAGATGGAAATTATTTATTTATTTGGTTATTAGTTTTTTGGCTAGGTTGGACTATGCTATTAATCCCTTACTATGCTTGGGGGGCAGAATTGTCCCCTGAATATAATGAAAGGACTAGCATTGCAGCTTGGAGAGCGCAGATAGGCATGATAGCTAATGTTGCAAGTAAGGTTGTTCCTACTTTGGCGCTTCTTCTTTTTGCTTATGGGGGAACAAGGGAAGTTATAGAAATGATAGGTCTGGCTGTATTAGTATTGATTCCTATTACTATAGGTGCCACTTTATATAAAGTGCCGGAATCAAAAGATTATAATGAAACTCGCATACCTATAATGCAAGGGCTTAGGGCAATGTGGGGAAATCATCCATTTAGAGTTTTAGTGCTTGCTTTTGGAGTTTGCTATATCGGCATGAACCTATCTACGGCTGTATTTTTATTTTATATTCGAGGAATTGTTCAAGAGGAGGAAGCAGGTATTGTATTTTTGCTCTGTTATTATTCTTCTTTACTATGTGGCATTCCATTTTGGACTTGGGCTTCTAAATATCTAGGTAAAAATAAGACTTGGGCAGCAGGCTTAACCTGTTTTGTTGTTGTAACTCCTACTTACCTTTTTTTAGGTCCAGGGGATTTTCTTTGGACCCTTCCTGTTACAACAATATGTGGATTTGGAGCAGGAGCTACCTATGTGATGCCCCATTCTATGAAAGCAGATGTAATAGATATTGATAGATTAGAAACAGGGGAAGATAGAACAGCTCTTTTCTTTGCTGTTTGGTCTTTTGTAATGAAACTAGGGGCAGCTTTAGGTCCTGCTCTAGCCCTAGCTATGTTATCTTGGTCTGGTTTTGATTCAACACCAGGCGCCTATAATGGACCTGATCAACTTTTAGGTTTGAGATTAATATTTGGACTTTCTACCCCAATATTTTTTGGCGCCACGGCAATAATTATGCTTTTTTATCCCATAACAGAAAAAAAACAAATTGAAGTTAGAAAGAAAATTGAGGAACAAAGAGCTATGCAACCTGAGTCAGGCTAAATTTATAGGAAGAAGAGATGCAATTAAAAGAAAATCAGTGGCAAATAGGAAAAGTTAAGATAACTAGAATATTAGAAAGTGAGGGAGCGTTTGGATTATTTGTTGTTCCCGAAGCTACTCCTGAAAACCTTGAAGGTATGGACTGGTTAAAGCCGCATTTTGTGAATGAGAAATGGGTGCCTATGGTCAGCATACATGCACTTATTATTGATACTCCATCTAAAACTATTGTGGTAGATACTTGCTTAGGTAATGATAAAAAAAGGTCAGTTCCTGGCTGGAGTGATCTGCATACCAGTTTTATAGATGACATGAAGGGTGCAGGATATCCTCCCAATCAGGTAGATGCAGTTCTCTGTACACATCTTCATACTGATCATGTTGGTTGGAATACGACTCTCATTAATGGAAAATGGGTGCCAACTTTTAAAAATGCAGAGTATTTGTTTGCTAAGGATGAATGGAAATATACAGAACAACAATCTTCTAAAGATCCTCACTACAATGAATTCTTTATTGACTCTATTGAGCCTATAAAGGAGGCGGGGCTAATAAGATTTGTAGAGACAAATGAGATTATCTGTGAGGAGATAACTTTAGAGCCTACCCTGGGTCATACTCCAGGTCATGTAAGTGTTCGCATTGAATCGGAAGGAGAAAAGGCAGCTATTACTGGAGACTTTCTTCACCACCCATCACAAATGGAGAAATTAGATTGGGAGTCAATTGCTGATTGGGATGCTAATTTAGCTAAAGAAACTAGACGTAAAAAGCTAAAGGAGTATTCAGAAGAAGATATATTGGTTTTTGGTACTCACTTTGCAAGTCCTTCAGCAGGCAAAGTAATAAAAAAAGGGGACCATTTTGAATTTGATGTTAAATAAAAAAAGGGCCACTTCTATGTGACCCTTTAGTAAGTCAACTATCTAATCATTGGGGTAATTAGATAGTTTTCAATTAAACTACTAGAATTCTCTTCCAATAGTTAAGCCCATTTCTCTAGGCGGAGATGCATAACGAATCCCCCAATTTGATGAGAAAGCAACATGGACTTCTGTATATTCTTCATCTGTTAGGTTTTTTCCCCATAGAGTTGCGTACCATCCATCATTACCTTTGTATCTTACACTTGCATCAACAAGTTTAAATGAGGGATAGTCAAATAACCCTGGTGTATTTCCATATTGCAATTCAGGAACCTTTCTATAGGACATTCTTCCAGTAACATATCCTGTGGATACAGGACGATCATAGGTTAAAGCTAGATAC is a genomic window of SAR86 cluster bacterium containing:
- a CDS encoding VOC family protein; amino-acid sequence: MNKNFFNSGNIIQIAYQVDDVVKSAKDWSKRFSIGPFFVNEHIKLMESKVKGVHEIYDHSSAYAWNNNIMIELICDHDEKLSSKNGLGGIHHIAWMASNFDEERSSLKSRGFEEVLYSRVQSRNGMQFSWYGSDLGIKHFIEVYEESLDLINFYKYIEEISKSWNGKNPVRAISDIS
- a CDS encoding aromatic ring-hydroxylating dioxygenase subunit alpha, which codes for MPTKKEVQAKFSGPSARDIIASDKKPAEDFLLKEENDFQGDKDIDFTRYTSQEFFDQEMSLMWPKVWQWACREEHLQKVGDTYIYEFGNYSIIIVKSKNDLLQAFLNTCSHRGTKICPNEGSGSLKFFRCPFHGWSWNLDGTIKNIPGNWDFPHVSDKTHGLQKVKCDVWGGFVFINLDLEAGPLQEYLEVLPDHFEKTPLENRHITLHIEKTLPANWKASQEAFLEAYHSFETHRSPNGANCQYDVFGKRTSRFLHNRGTYSPMALDDYPGDEWRKPPLTEEEILKNFGIVDLETTSVPDGETAREVAAKEIRLNLGDRLGVDLSNYSDSLILDSIQYHLFPNMFFFPGITIPMCYRFRPLKNDPEKTIFDIMFLSPLPKGAKHPDPPQPYKIDIHESYQDISELGLLGRVFDEDTNNLILQQEGFKTNRKKGLTLGNYQESRIRRIHATLDEFLKAKI
- a CDS encoding MFS transporter: MSSSFVSENKLPRKTKFFYGLSEMPISIANVPLTAFIPNYYGSELGIPLAFIATILLVTRLFDCISDPLIGYLGDKTNTRWGRRKPWIFMSAPIIFFAVYKLFFPATDGSVDGNYLFIWLLVFWLGWTMLLIPYYAWGAELSPEYNERTSIAAWRAQIGMIANVASKVVPTLALLLFAYGGTREVIEMIGLAVLVLIPITIGATLYKVPESKDYNETRIPIMQGLRAMWGNHPFRVLVLAFGVCYIGMNLSTAVFLFYIRGIVQEEEAGIVFLLCYYSSLLCGIPFWTWASKYLGKNKTWAAGLTCFVVVTPTYLFLGPGDFLWTLPVTTICGFGAGATYVMPHSMKADVIDIDRLETGEDRTALFFAVWSFVMKLGAALGPALALAMLSWSGFDSTPGAYNGPDQLLGLRLIFGLSTPIFFGATAIIMLFYPITEKKQIEVRKKIEEQRAMQPESG
- a CDS encoding MBL fold metallo-hydrolase — its product is MQLKENQWQIGKVKITRILESEGAFGLFVVPEATPENLEGMDWLKPHFVNEKWVPMVSIHALIIDTPSKTIVVDTCLGNDKKRSVPGWSDLHTSFIDDMKGAGYPPNQVDAVLCTHLHTDHVGWNTTLINGKWVPTFKNAEYLFAKDEWKYTEQQSSKDPHYNEFFIDSIEPIKEAGLIRFVETNEIICEEITLEPTLGHTPGHVSVRIESEGEKAAITGDFLHHPSQMEKLDWESIADWDANLAKETRRKKLKEYSEEDILVFGTHFASPSAGKVIKKGDHFEFDVK